One genomic window of Prochlorococcus marinus str. NATL2A includes the following:
- the infC gene encoding translation initiation factor IF-3, with translation MPPRPRFDRRAPERELPNINERISYSSLRVVDSDGTQLGVISREDALEVAKERELDLVLVSEKATPPVCRIMNYGKFKFEQEKKAKEAKKKSHQTEVKEVKMRYKIDQHDYQVRISQATRFLKAGDKVKCTVIFRGREIQHTALAETLLKRMAKDLEEKAEVQQSPKREGRNMIMFLTPRKTPLLKKESEITEPKKALRTID, from the coding sequence ATGCCACCACGTCCCCGTTTTGATCGTCGCGCTCCAGAAAGGGAGTTGCCCAATATTAATGAAAGAATCAGCTATTCGAGCTTGAGGGTTGTTGATTCAGATGGCACTCAACTTGGAGTCATCAGTCGCGAGGACGCTTTAGAGGTCGCTAAAGAGAGAGAATTAGATCTTGTTCTAGTAAGTGAGAAGGCGACTCCTCCTGTATGCCGAATAATGAATTATGGGAAATTTAAGTTTGAGCAAGAAAAAAAAGCAAAAGAAGCTAAGAAAAAATCACATCAAACAGAAGTTAAAGAAGTAAAAATGAGGTATAAAATTGATCAGCATGATTATCAGGTCCGTATTAGTCAGGCCACTAGATTCTTAAAGGCTGGAGATAAAGTCAAATGCACAGTTATATTTAGAGGCCGCGAAATTCAACATACTGCTCTAGCAGAGACACTTTTAAAAAGAATGGCCAAGGATTTGGAAGAAAAGGCTGAAGTACAACAATCGCCCAAAAGAGAGGGAAGAAATATGATCATGTTTTTAACTCCGCGTAAAACTCCTCTTTTAAAGAAAGAGAGTGAAATAACTGAGCCCAAAAAAGCTTTGAGAACAATTGATTAA
- a CDS encoding GntR family transcriptional regulator has protein sequence MRFHIQQDSEIPASSQLYNQVCFAIAARHYPPGHRLPSTRQLAMQTGLHRNTISKVYRQLEKDGVVEAIAGSGIYVRDQQKQKDLRSSSHALRKKGIQDIDHEVRKSIDELLNTGCTLQQTRELFTREIDWRLRCGARLLVSTPREDIGASLLIAEELAPHLDVPVEVVPMEELESVLESSSKGTVVTSRYFLQPLEELANRHQVRAVAVDLSDFQKELTILKKLRSGSCVGIVSISPGILRAAEVILHSMRGNELLLMTANPDVGSRLIALLRAASHVICDSPSLPLVEHTLRQNRSQLMRMPQIHCAHKYLSDSTIEELRKEIGLLE, from the coding sequence GTGAGATTCCACATACAACAGGACAGTGAAATCCCGGCATCAAGCCAGTTATATAACCAAGTTTGTTTTGCTATTGCAGCAAGACATTACCCACCTGGACATAGGTTGCCCAGTACTAGGCAACTTGCGATGCAAACTGGTTTACATCGAAATACTATAAGCAAAGTCTATAGACAGCTAGAAAAAGATGGAGTTGTTGAAGCTATTGCAGGTTCAGGTATTTATGTTCGGGATCAGCAAAAACAAAAAGATTTAAGAAGTAGCTCTCATGCACTACGTAAAAAAGGTATCCAAGATATAGACCATGAAGTCCGTAAAAGTATTGATGAACTTTTAAATACGGGATGCACCTTGCAGCAAACGAGAGAATTATTTACCCGTGAAATTGATTGGAGGCTGAGATGCGGAGCTCGCTTACTTGTTAGTACTCCTAGAGAAGATATTGGAGCATCATTACTAATTGCTGAAGAATTGGCTCCTCATTTAGATGTCCCAGTCGAGGTTGTTCCAATGGAAGAACTAGAGAGTGTTTTAGAAAGCTCAAGCAAAGGAACAGTCGTGACAAGCAGATATTTCTTACAGCCTTTGGAAGAATTAGCAAACCGACATCAAGTTCGAGCTGTCGCTGTAGATCTCAGCGATTTTCAAAAAGAACTAACCATATTAAAAAAACTTCGCTCAGGCAGTTGTGTAGGAATAGTTAGTATTAGCCCAGGAATATTAAGAGCAGCAGAGGTTATTTTACACAGTATGCGAGGCAACGAATTACTTTTGATGACTGCAAATCCCGATGTAGGTAGTAGATTAATAGCTTTACTAAGGGCTGCCAGTCATGTGATTTGTGACAGCCCAAGCCTTCCTCTTGTGGAACATACTCTCAGGCAAAATCGTTCACAATTAATGCGCATGCCTCAAATACATTGTGCACATAAATATCTTAGTGACTCTACAATTGAGGAGCTTCGAAAAGAGATTGGTCTCTTAGAGTAA